A part of Aegilops tauschii subsp. strangulata cultivar AL8/78 chromosome 2, Aet v6.0, whole genome shotgun sequence genomic DNA contains:
- the LOC141041900 gene encoding noroxomaritidine synthase-like, with protein sequence MRWLNIGSERKLDTARMVLREIIGEMMQKRKITTCRFGHGKEQESVDIIPSFLEDPDYANADLLRAIIISYMLAARDTIATTLTWIFCDLAQNPDIVSIIRNELSPIASRKVALGASTPVIFEPDETKSLVYLTATLYETLRLYPPAPVLLKKVAVDDIMPSGHEVHAGDTIFVSVHSMGRMEGVWGKDCFDYNPRRWLSDDDNNLRYIPSHKFLAFNAGPRMCLGKDIALMQMKTVIATAVWNFDVKVVEGQSIQPKPSIILEMKNGLIVKLKKREM encoded by the coding sequence ATGAGGTGGCTAAACATCGGCTCTGAGAGAAAGCTCGACACGGCACGCATGGTGCTGCGAGAGATCATCGGGGAGATGATGCAAAAGAGGAAGATCACCACATGTCGTTTTGGACATGGCAAGGAACAAGAGAGTGTGGATATTATTCCTTCCTTCCTCGAAGACCCAGACTACGCCAATGCTGACTTGCTCCGTGCGATTATCATTAGCTACATGCTTGCTGCGAGGGACACAATTGCAACAACCCTAACATGGATCTTCTGCGACCTCGCCCAAAATCCTGACATCGTGTCAATCATCCGCAACGAACTTTCACCCATTGCATCACGCAAAGTAGCATTAGGGGCATCTACCCCAGTGATCTTTGAGCCAGACGAGACCAAATCTCTAGTATATTTGACAGCCACTTTGTATGAGACTCTTAGACTGTACCCACCGGCGCCTGTCTTGCTCAAGAAGGTGGCCGTAGATGACATCATGCCGAGTGGCCATGAGGTGCATGCCGGTGACACCATTTTTGTTTCCGTCCACTCCATGGGGAGAATGGAGGGTGTGTGGGGTAAAGACTGCTTCGACTATAACCCACGTAGGTGGCTCTCAGATGATGACAACAACCTGAGGTACATACCATCTCACAAGTTCTTGGCCTTCAATGCTGGCCCGAGGATGTGCCTCGGCAAGGACATTGCACTTATGCAAATGAAGACTGTCATTGCTACAGCTGTGTGGAACTTCGATGTGAAGGTGGTGGAAGGGCAAAGCATCCAGCCTAAGCCGTCCATTATACTGGAGATGAAAAATGGGCTCATTGTTAAGTTGAAGAAGCGAGAAATGTAA
- the LOC141041471 gene encoding desmethyl-deoxy-podophyllotoxin synthase-like, giving the protein MEVTISSISFVSLALVLLLWFFHPKPNKHLRPPGPWTLPIIGSLHHVFGVLPHRIMAELSRRHGPLMFLRLGEVPTVVVSSAEMAEVVMKSKDLMFASRPRGVTLDVIGYGSGIGIIFAPYSDRWHQARKVCTMELLSAKQVKRMEGIRSEEVSNLLSSITTSIGTTINLTEKLSALMNDVIARAVFGGKCAQQGEYLRELEKVTALVGGFSLVDLFPSSRLVRLLSSGERRMRRSYGRIQCIISNIIEQRKEMRAAVSSNDEEDLLDVLLRLHKEDSLPYPLTLEAIGVIIFDLFAGGTETSGITLEWAMSELLKNPENMRKVQLEVRQVVGGQQSVINNNDLHDLHYMRMVIKEVLRLHPPAPLLPRRAREDCEIMGYKIPEGTNVQVNIFAICRDCRYWDAPEAFKPERFKESNIDHKGTHFEFTPFGAGRRQCPGMLFGTSTVEIALANLLHHFDWVFPDGPNPGSLDMSEKFGINVRRKFDLELRATPYVLSKAA; this is encoded by the exons ATGGAGGTAACAATTTCAAGCATTTCTTTCGTTTCCCTAGCCCTAGTACTCCTCCTTTGGTTTTTTCATCCCAAGCCCAACAAGCATTTGCGGCCTCCCGGGCCATGGACCCTACCGATCATCGGCAGCCTCCACCACGTATTCGGCGTCCTCCCGCACCGCATCATGGCGGAGCTATCTCGCCGGCATGGCCCACTGATGTTCCTCAGACTCGGCGAGGTCCCCACCGTGGTGGTCTCGAGCGCGGAGATGGCGGAGGTGGTGATGAAGAGCAAGGACCTCATGTTCGCCTCGCGACCGCGCGGTGTGACACTGGACGTCATAGGTTATGGCAGCGGCATAGGCATCATCTTTGCCCCCTATAGCGACCGCTGGCACCAGGCGCGCAAGGTCTGCACCATGGAGCTCCTGAGCGCGAAGCAG GTGAAGCGTATGGAAGGCATCAGGTCCGAGGAGGTCAGCAACCTCCTTAGTTCCATCACCACCTCGATTGGCACAACTATCAACCTCACGGAGAAGTTGTCGGCACTCATGAACGATGTCATTGCGCGGGCGGTGTTCGGAGGCAAGTGTGCACAGCAAGGTGAGTACCTCCGGGAATTGGAAAAAGTCACTGCATTGGTGGGAGGCTTCTCGCTCGTAGACCTATTCCCGTCGTCGCGGCTGGTGCGGCTGCTGAGCTCCGGGGAGCGACGGATGAGGAGGAGCTATGGACGAATCCAGTGCatcatctccaacatcattgAGCAACGCAAGGAGATGCGCGCTGCAGTCAGCTCCAACGACGAGGAGGACTTGCTGGACGTGCTGCTCAGGCTGCACAAGGAGGACTCCTTGCCATATCCACTAACTTTAGAGGCAATAGGCGTCATCATATTT GACTTGTTCGCGGGTGGCACCGAGACCTCTGGAATAACATTGGAGTGGGCTATGTCAGAGCTCTTGAAAAATCCCGAAAATATGAGAAAGGTACAACTAGAGGTTCGACAAGTGGTAGGTGGGCAACAATCTGTCATAAATAACAATGACCTTCATGACCTCCACTACATGAGAATGGTGATCAAGGAGGTCTTGAGGTTGCATCCCCCCGCTCCTCTACTCCCCCGAAGGGCAAGAGAAGACTGCGAAATCATGGGATATAAAATTCCTGAGGGCACCAATGTACAAGTTAATATATTCGCGATTTGTCGGGATTGCAGATATTGGGATGCCCCTGAAGCATTTAAGCCAGAGAGGTTCAAAGAGAGCAACATAGATCACAAGGGGACACATTTTGAGTTCACACCTTTCGGGGCTGGGAGACGGCAATGTCCTGGAATGTTGTTCGGCACATCAACCGTGGAGATCGCATTAGCAAACCTTCTACACCATTTTGACTGGGTGTTCCCTGATGGGCCTAATCCGGGGTCGTTGGACATGTCTGAGAAGTTCGGGATCAATGTACGTAGAAAGTTCGATTTAGAGCTTAGAGCAACCCCATATGTGCTCTCCAAAGCTGCGTAG